CCCGTCCGTCACCGGCTGCGCCCGCTGCACATGCGCCCACGTCGTCTTGAAGAACAGGTGCCCCTCGCGCTCGATGCGCAGCCCCTCGAGCGCGGCGCCCGGAGGGAAACCGGCGGCGGACAGGTCGCCGGGCAGCAGCAGCGTGGCCCCGAAGTTGCCGATCTCCAGGCACCGGGCCACGTAGCTCTGCTCGTTGCACTCGAAGTGCACCGCGTAGGACGCGGGCAGCACGGTGGCGAAGGCCGAGCCGCGGTGCTGCAGCAGGTGCGAGATGGTGCGGCCCAGCTCCGGGCCCGACAGCGCGTCGTCGAGCACGCTGAAGACATGGCCCTCGGCGGCGCTCTGCATCAACTCCGCCAGGCCGGCGGGATCCGACTTGGAGCAGATGAAGACGCGCAGCGCGTCCGGAGCCGTGTCGGCCACCTGGCGCAGGAACAGGCGCGCATCATCCGGAGGCGCGATGATGAGGGCCGGAGCCGCATCCGCTATGCGGAAGGCCGCCTCCGTCTTGGACTCCACCGCCACCACCCGGTACGAGGGAAGGGCCGAGGCCAGCGCGGCCCGCCTGCCTGCGTTCGGATGTACTACCAGGACGTCTCGAATCGGGACACTCATGGACCCCTCCTCAGCAGGCAGGCCACTCAACCGTACCCGGCGCAATTCGCTCGCTCTTCCGGGTGCGGACCACGTGCCCGTGCCGCCCCTCCCCCTGCCGCTCGTGCCACGAGAAAGCCTTTTCCAACGTCCAGCATCCAGGACACCAGGTGATCGGGCTTCATCCGCAGCCAATGCGGTCCCGGGAATATCTTAGCGGTTCCTGGGATGGTTGGCGTCAAGTGTCCTTGGAGGATCGCTCCAGGCACCCATGGCCTGTGGACCAGGGAGGCGCTCCCCCGGCCGGACGTCACCGGAGCCGCCATGGGCCACCCCCGGGGTATTCGTCCTTGGCCCGCATCCGGACCGCCGGTTAAATGAACCGGAAGGAGACGCGATGGGCGCCGAAGTGGACTACGAGCGGGAAATCCAGGAACTGAAGCGGACACTCAACGCCGTCATCCTCGCGCACTACTACCAGGAGAGCGAGATCCAGGATGTGGCGGATTTCGTCGGGGACAGCCTCGCGCTCGCCCAGGCGGCGGCGAAGACGAAGGCGGACGTCATCGTCTTCTGCGGCGTCCACTTCATGGCGGAGACGGCGAAGATCCTCAATCCGGGAAAGCTGGTGCTGCTGCCGGACCTGAAGGCCGGCTGCTCGCTGTCCGACCGCTGCCCCCCGGCGGCCTTCCGGGCCTTCAAGGAGAAGCACCCGGACCACTTCGTGGTGAGCTACGTCAACAGCTCCGCCGCCGTGAAGGCCATGAGCGACGTCATCTGTACGTCCTCCAACGCGGTGAAGATCGTCAACCAGGTGCCCAAGGACCGGCGCATCCTCTTCGCCCCGGACCAGCACCTGGGCCGCTATGTGATGAAGCAGACGGGCCGGGACATGGTCCTGTGGCCGGGCAGCTGCATCGTCCATGAGATCTTCAGCGAGAAGCGGCTGGTCCAGCTCAAGGTCCAACACCCCGAGGCCGAGGTGGTGGCGCACCCCGAGTGCGAGGAGGCCGTGCTGCGGCACGCCGACTACATCGGCTCGACCAAGGGCCTGCTGGACCACGTCCTCAAGAGCCCCAAGCGCGAGTTCATCGTGGTGACCGAGGCCGGCATCCTCCAC
The sequence above is drawn from the Archangium gephyra genome and encodes:
- the nadA gene encoding quinolinate synthase NadA, whose amino-acid sequence is MGAEVDYEREIQELKRTLNAVILAHYYQESEIQDVADFVGDSLALAQAAAKTKADVIVFCGVHFMAETAKILNPGKLVLLPDLKAGCSLSDRCPPAAFRAFKEKHPDHFVVSYVNSSAAVKAMSDVICTSSNAVKIVNQVPKDRRILFAPDQHLGRYVMKQTGRDMVLWPGSCIVHEIFSEKRLVQLKVQHPEAEVVAHPECEEAVLRHADYIGSTKGLLDHVLKSPKREFIVVTEAGILHQMKRGAPEKTFIPAPPDNGCSCNECPYMRLNTMEKLYRCMKDKTPELTLPTDLQAAALAPLQRMLEWSQ